The Faecalibacterium prausnitzii genome includes a window with the following:
- a CDS encoding plasmid mobilization protein: protein MREKRDETIILRLSKTEKSRIYEKMLSMGIRSLSAYIRKMALDGYCLHLDLKDLQRMAYLLQMCSNNLNQYAKAANENGRVYAADMEDLQQRLDELIEIGRQILSRLADL from the coding sequence GTGAGGGAAAAACGGGATGAAACCATCATCCTGCGCTTGAGCAAAACAGAAAAGAGCCGTATCTATGAAAAAATGCTCAGCATGGGCATCCGAAGCCTGAGTGCCTATATCCGCAAGATGGCACTGGACGGCTATTGCCTGCACCTTGACTTGAAAGACCTGCAACGCATGGCATATCTCTTGCAGATGTGCAGCAACAACCTGAATCAGTACGCCAAAGCCGCCAATGAAAATGGTCGGGTCTATGCCGCCGACATGGAGGACCTGCAGCAGCGGCTGGATGAACTGATTGAGATTGGTCGGCAGATCCTTTCCCGGCTGGCTGATCTCTAA
- a CDS encoding relaxase/mobilization nuclease domain-containing protein yields MAATRLIALHKNKGMTVAACLKNRTDYIENPDKTEQGQYVSSYACSTLTADEEFMLTKRQYDLVNGRRQKSDVIAYQIRQSFRPGEISAEEANKVGYELAMRFTKGKHAFVVATHTDRQHIHNHVIFNSTALNGSRKFRDFFFSALAVQRLSDLICLEHQLSVIEKKPYRERQKRIVYPPKESNRDRLCGIIDTILAEKPGDYETFLQKLARQGYEVKRGKYTSVKGKGQKRFIRFRTLGTGYGEDEIKAVLEGKVKHQPYQKKLPKEQPFQLLVDIQGKMAEGKSVGYKKWATKFNLKEMSKTLLFLQEQKIGSAEELREHATAATERYHAMGDSIKAAEARLTEIAVLKTHIINYAKTRDVYAAYRKAGYSKTFLEAHREEITLHKAAKAAFDESHLKTLPKVKELDAEFAELLTQKKAAYPDYRKARNEMQELVRAQKNVERFFAEEKTVQENEQVR; encoded by the coding sequence CTGGCAGCAACACGGTTGATTGCGCTGCACAAAAACAAAGGCATGACCGTTGCGGCCTGCCTGAAAAATCGCACGGACTATATCGAAAACCCAGACAAGACCGAGCAGGGACAGTATGTCAGCAGCTATGCCTGCAGCACCCTGACGGCAGATGAAGAGTTTATGCTTACCAAGCGGCAGTACGACCTTGTGAACGGACGCAGGCAGAAAAGCGATGTAATTGCTTATCAGATACGGCAGTCCTTCCGACCCGGTGAGATCAGCGCAGAGGAGGCTAACAAGGTGGGCTACGAACTGGCTATGCGCTTTACCAAGGGCAAGCACGCCTTTGTAGTGGCAACGCACACGGATCGGCAGCACATCCACAACCATGTGATCTTCAACTCCACAGCATTGAATGGCAGCAGGAAGTTCCGGGATTTTTTCTTTTCGGCGTTGGCAGTGCAGCGGTTGAGTGACCTGATTTGCTTAGAGCATCAGCTGTCCGTCATTGAAAAGAAGCCCTATCGGGAGCGTCAAAAGCGCATTGTCTACCCGCCGAAAGAGAGCAATCGTGACCGCCTGTGCGGAATCATCGACACCATCCTTGCAGAAAAGCCGGGAGATTACGAAACTTTTCTGCAAAAGCTGGCGCGGCAGGGATATGAAGTGAAACGTGGCAAGTACACGTCGGTGAAGGGCAAGGGGCAGAAACGTTTTATCCGGTTCCGTACACTGGGCACCGGCTATGGCGAGGATGAGATCAAGGCGGTGCTGGAGGGCAAGGTGAAACACCAACCGTACCAGAAGAAGCTGCCCAAAGAGCAGCCCTTCCAGTTGCTGGTGGATATTCAGGGGAAAATGGCAGAGGGCAAAAGTGTCGGCTACAAAAAGTGGGCAACCAAGTTCAACCTGAAAGAGATGTCCAAAACCCTGCTGTTCTTGCAGGAGCAGAAAATCGGTAGCGCAGAGGAACTGCGGGAACATGCGACGGCGGCAACGGAACGTTATCATGCTATGGGGGATTCCATCAAAGCGGCAGAAGCGAGGTTGACCGAAATCGCCGTGCTGAAAACTCACATCATCAACTATGCCAAGACCCGTGATGTGTACGCTGCTTATCGGAAAGCCGGGTACAGCAAAACCTTTCTGGAAGCCCACCGGGAGGAGATTACTCTGCACAAGGCGGCGAAAGCGGCGTTTGATGAATCCCATTTGAAAACGCTCCCAAAGGTCAAGGAGTTGGATGCGGAGTTTGCAGAACTACTGACCCAAAAGAAAGCAGCCTACCCGGACTACCGCAAGGCACGGAACGAGATGCAAGAACTGGTTCGGGCACAGAAAAACGTGGAGCGATTTTTTGCGGAAGAAAAAACAGTACAGGAGAACGAGCAAGTTCGATAA
- a CDS encoding helix-turn-helix domain-containing protein — MKELFGQRLREQRIKHGLTLEQLAEKSELSSNYIGMVERGLKEPGLATIVKLLNALNISADTLLCDLVPSASHVTDDEISKRLEGLTPMQKKVALDLLDTYITNLPYLTKEE, encoded by the coding sequence ATGAAAGAGCTTTTTGGACAGAGACTGCGGGAGCAGCGGATAAAGCATGGGTTGACGCTGGAACAACTTGCGGAAAAATCCGAGCTTTCCTCCAACTATATCGGCATGGTAGAGCGTGGCTTAAAGGAACCCGGCCTTGCCACCATTGTTAAACTTCTGAACGCTCTGAATATTTCCGCAGACACATTGTTGTGTGATCTGGTTCCAAGTGCATCTCATGTGACCGATGATGAAATCAGCAAGCGGCTTGAAGGACTGACCCCTATGCAGAAGAAAGTGGCACTTGACCTTCTGGACACCTATATCACCAATCTGCCTTACCTCACCAAAGAAGAATAA
- a CDS encoding DNA methylase codes for MDGKKRTYLAIDLKSFYASVECVDRHLDPLTTNLVVADATRTEKTICLAVSPSLKAYKIPGRARLFEAVQRVKEVNAQRLQTAIRQKKTVRGEDGKYHFTSTSFDANALNADPALGLSYIVAPPRMQRYLDVSTQIYKTYLKYVSPADIYPYSIDEVFIDVTGYLPYYHMSAHELAMTMVREVLYNTGITATAGIGTNLYLAKLAMDIVAKHIPADKNGVRIAELDEQSYRYLLWNHRPLTDFWMTGPGTVKRLEAHGIYTMGDLARFSIHGEDRLYEIFGVDTEILIDHAWGYEPCGMAEIKSYKPSTNSISEGQVLTCPYPNDKAKLIVREMAEILMFRLTEKKLVTESITLEIGYDRENVDKGGYRGLTQTDRYGRIIPKAAHGTIRFDAPTNLGSALINESAKLFERITDPALTVRRITLNANKVTPDEGIYQVDFFTDTKKLEKEKKLQQAMLGIKNKYGKNAVLKASSYEEGATMRQRNAQIGGHSAGGSDGKLQK; via the coding sequence ATGGACGGCAAAAAGCGCACCTATCTCGCAATCGACCTCAAGAGTTTCTACGCTTCGGTGGAATGCGTTGACCGCCATCTTGATCCGCTGACTACCAATCTGGTGGTAGCAGATGCTACCCGGACAGAAAAGACCATCTGCCTTGCGGTATCGCCCTCCTTAAAGGCATATAAAATACCCGGCAGAGCGCGGCTGTTTGAAGCCGTCCAGCGAGTGAAAGAGGTCAACGCCCAGCGGCTACAAACTGCTATCCGGCAGAAAAAGACGGTCCGGGGAGAGGATGGCAAGTACCACTTTACCAGCACCTCTTTCGATGCCAACGCCCTGAACGCAGACCCTGCACTGGGGTTGAGTTACATTGTTGCGCCGCCCCGAATGCAGCGGTATCTGGACGTTTCCACCCAAATCTACAAGACCTACCTAAAATATGTGTCCCCGGCGGATATCTACCCCTACTCCATCGATGAAGTTTTTATTGATGTGACAGGCTACCTGCCCTATTACCACATGAGCGCCCACGAGCTTGCCATGACCATGGTGCGGGAGGTGCTGTACAACACCGGCATCACCGCAACGGCAGGCATCGGCACCAACCTCTACCTTGCAAAGCTGGCCATGGACATTGTGGCAAAACACATCCCGGCGGACAAGAATGGTGTTCGCATTGCAGAGCTGGACGAGCAGTCCTATCGGTATCTGCTGTGGAACCACAGACCGCTGACGGATTTCTGGATGACTGGTCCCGGTACCGTCAAACGGCTGGAAGCCCACGGCATTTATACGATGGGGGACTTGGCACGGTTTTCAATCCATGGGGAAGATCGTCTGTATGAGATTTTTGGCGTGGATACGGAAATTCTCATTGACCACGCATGGGGCTATGAGCCCTGCGGTATGGCCGAGATTAAAAGCTACAAGCCCAGCACCAACAGCATCAGCGAGGGGCAGGTGCTGACCTGCCCCTATCCCAACGACAAGGCCAAACTCATCGTCCGGGAGATGGCGGAGATTCTGATGTTCCGGCTCACCGAAAAGAAACTGGTGACGGAATCCATCACCTTGGAGATCGGCTACGACCGGGAGAACGTGGACAAGGGCGGCTACCGTGGTCTGACCCAGACCGACCGCTACGGCAGAATCATCCCCAAAGCGGCACACGGCACTATCCGGTTTGATGCGCCCACCAATCTAGGCAGCGCCCTCATCAACGAAAGCGCAAAGCTGTTTGAGCGCATCACCGACCCGGCGCTGACGGTGCGGCGCATCACCCTCAACGCCAACAAGGTCACCCCGGACGAGGGTATCTATCAGGTGGACTTTTTCACCGACACCAAGAAGCTGGAAAAGGAGAAAAAACTCCAGCAAGCCATGCTGGGCATCAAGAACAAGTACGGCAAAAACGCCGTGCTGAAAGCCAGCAGCTACGAGGAAGGTGCCACCATGCGCCAGCGCAACGCGCAGATTGGCGGGCACAGCGCGGGAGGTTCGGATGGAAAACTACAAAAATAG